One segment of Herbaspirillum hiltneri N3 DNA contains the following:
- a CDS encoding PepSY-associated TM helix domain-containing protein produces the protein MKQASIAGKLPDQKRRSFWLRHLHQWHWISSAICLVAMLLFAATGITLNHSAQIEAHPQVSGKQGQLPHDLLVQLSAQEHRDKDAVPAPLARWLDQQFGIDVGPQPGEWSPEELYVSLPRPGGDAWLRVDLGNGKIEYEKTDRGWVSYFNDLHKGRNTGAAWSWFIDIFAVACLVFCITGLFLLQLHAGNRPVTWPLVGLGLVVPLVLAIVFIH, from the coding sequence ATGAAGCAAGCCTCCATCGCCGGGAAATTGCCTGACCAGAAGCGCCGCTCGTTCTGGCTCAGGCACCTGCATCAGTGGCACTGGATCAGTTCGGCGATTTGCCTGGTGGCAATGCTGCTGTTCGCCGCCACCGGCATCACGCTGAATCACTCGGCGCAGATCGAGGCGCACCCGCAGGTCTCCGGCAAGCAGGGGCAATTGCCGCATGATTTGCTGGTGCAGCTGAGCGCGCAGGAACACCGGGATAAAGACGCCGTACCGGCGCCGCTGGCGCGCTGGCTCGACCAGCAGTTCGGCATTGACGTCGGTCCGCAGCCCGGCGAGTGGTCGCCCGAAGAGCTGTATGTCTCGCTGCCGCGTCCGGGTGGCGACGCCTGGCTGCGCGTGGACCTCGGCAACGGCAAGATCGAATACGAAAAAACCGACCGCGGCTGGGTGTCGTACTTCAACGACTTGCACAAGGGCCGCAATACCGGCGCGGCATGGAGCTGGTTCATCGACATCTTCGCCGTCGCCTGCCTGGTGTTTTGCATTACCGGATTGTTCCTGCTGCAGCTGCATGCCGGCAACCGCCCGGTCACCTGGCCGCTGGTCGGTCTTGGGCTGGTGGTGCCGCTGGTGCTGGCGATCGTTTTCATCCACTGA
- a CDS encoding glutathione S-transferase, whose amino-acid sequence MITVHHLNNSRSQRVLWLLEELGLEYDIKFYQRDPKTMLAPKELMQVHPLGKSPVITDGDLTIAESGAIIEYLVERYGDGRFIPAAGTQDRLRYRYWLHYAEGSAMPLLLLKLIFSRLPKSVPALIRPVARLICGGVLGRLVEPQLKRHLHYLEGELARGGWFAGSSFSAADIQMSFPIEGARSRGGLDAHYPNLLKYLEAIHARPAYQRALQRGGPYELLR is encoded by the coding sequence ATGATCACTGTCCACCATTTGAACAACTCCCGCTCGCAACGTGTACTCTGGCTGCTGGAAGAGCTGGGGCTGGAGTACGACATCAAGTTCTACCAGCGCGATCCCAAGACCATGCTGGCGCCGAAGGAGCTGATGCAGGTGCATCCGCTCGGCAAGTCCCCGGTGATCACAGACGGCGACCTGACCATCGCCGAGTCCGGCGCGATCATCGAATACCTGGTCGAGCGCTACGGCGACGGCCGCTTCATCCCTGCAGCCGGCACGCAGGATCGCCTGCGTTATCGCTACTGGCTGCACTATGCCGAAGGCTCGGCGATGCCCTTGCTGCTGCTCAAGCTGATTTTCAGCCGCCTGCCGAAATCGGTGCCGGCGCTGATCCGGCCGGTGGCGCGCCTGATCTGCGGCGGCGTGCTGGGCCGCCTGGTCGAGCCGCAACTGAAGCGTCACTTGCACTATCTCGAAGGCGAACTGGCCCGCGGCGGCTGGTTTGCCGGCAGCAGCTTTTCTGCGGCGGACATCCAGATGAGCTTCCCGATCGAAGGCGCGCGTTCGCGCGGCGGCCTGGATGCGCACTACCCGAACCTGCTCAAATACCTCGAGGCGATTCACGCGCGGCCGGCTTATCAGCGCGCATTGCAGCGTGGCGGGCCGTACGAGTTGTTGCGCTGA
- a CDS encoding aminotransferase-like domain-containing protein produces the protein MPRTPTTPQIPLYKKFADELAASISAGVLQPGERVTSVRVASQQHSLSVTTVVRAYELLESRGIIESHPQSGYFVRKTAMPASTPSAVTLLPPSHPATQQPHEVDVSRLVLATLRTIQQDGTIPLGSPYPNPALFPSQRIGQYVGRITRNSDSFSVFTDLPPGHPDLLRQIARRYLETGLAVDPEDIIITVGATEAINLCLQAVAQPGDTIAVETPTFYAMLHAIERMGMRAVEIPTDPLTGMDLDALEEVLRTQKISACMVMPNFQNPLGSMMPDANKKRLVDLAHQHDMPLIEDAVYSELFYGAAHPTSLKTYDRDGLVLHCSSFSKSLSSAYRVGWAIPGRYRNQVEKLKFLNTLATPTIPQRAIAEYLTQGGYERHLRRVRRGLLQQRDLMRHFVLRFFPEGTRVSEPAGGYILWIELPPRVEAMELYRRCLVLGITIAPGRIFAATNQYSNFIRLNYSYTWSAEIEKALKTIGKIVAELS, from the coding sequence ATGCCGCGCACACCCACAACGCCCCAGATCCCGCTCTACAAGAAATTCGCCGATGAACTGGCGGCATCGATCAGCGCCGGCGTGCTGCAACCCGGCGAGCGCGTGACCTCGGTGCGGGTCGCCAGCCAGCAGCACAGCCTGAGTGTGACCACCGTCGTGCGCGCCTACGAATTGCTGGAAAGCCGCGGCATCATCGAAAGCCATCCGCAGTCCGGCTACTTCGTACGCAAGACCGCTATGCCGGCGAGCACGCCGAGCGCCGTGACGCTGTTGCCGCCCTCGCACCCCGCTACCCAGCAGCCGCATGAAGTTGACGTCAGCCGACTGGTGCTGGCCACGCTCAGGACCATCCAGCAGGACGGTACCATCCCGCTCGGCTCGCCCTATCCGAATCCGGCGCTGTTCCCGTCGCAGCGCATCGGCCAGTACGTCGGCCGCATCACGCGCAACAGCGACAGCTTCAGCGTCTTCACCGACCTGCCGCCGGGCCATCCCGACCTGTTGCGCCAGATCGCCCGGCGCTACCTGGAAACCGGCCTGGCCGTCGATCCGGAAGACATCATCATCACCGTCGGCGCCACCGAAGCCATCAACCTCTGCCTGCAGGCCGTGGCGCAACCGGGCGACACCATCGCGGTCGAAACCCCGACCTTCTACGCCATGCTGCACGCGATCGAACGCATGGGCATGCGCGCCGTCGAAATCCCCACCGATCCGCTGACCGGCATGGACCTCGATGCGCTTGAAGAAGTGCTCCGGACGCAGAAGATATCGGCTTGCATGGTGATGCCGAATTTCCAGAATCCGCTCGGCTCGATGATGCCGGACGCGAACAAGAAGCGCCTGGTCGACCTCGCGCATCAGCACGACATGCCGCTGATCGAGGATGCGGTCTACAGTGAACTGTTCTACGGCGCTGCGCATCCGACGTCGCTCAAGACCTATGACCGCGACGGCCTGGTGCTGCACTGTTCGTCGTTTTCCAAGAGCCTGAGCTCGGCTTACCGGGTCGGCTGGGCGATCCCGGGACGCTACCGCAACCAGGTCGAGAAACTCAAGTTCCTCAACACGCTGGCTACGCCCACCATCCCGCAGCGCGCGATTGCCGAATACCTGACGCAAGGCGGCTACGAACGCCACCTGCGGCGCGTACGGCGCGGCCTGCTGCAGCAGCGCGACCTGATGCGCCATTTCGTGCTGCGATTTTTTCCGGAGGGGACGCGCGTGTCGGAGCCGGCCGGCGGCTACATTCTGTGGATAGAGCTGCCGCCGCGCGTGGAAGCGATGGAGTTGTACCGGCGCTGCCTGGTGCTGGGCATCACGATCGCACCGGGGCGCATCTTTGCCGCCACCAATCAGTACAGCAATTTCATCCGGCTCAACTACAGCTATACGTGGTCGGCCGAGATCGAAAAAGCGTTGAAGACGATCGGAAAGATCGTCGCGGAGTTGAGTTAG
- a CDS encoding helix-turn-helix domain-containing protein, which produces MNEDPEALPPELVRILDELYQEHQRSGAPLSLARLSKRTELRMSTLRRFLTALEEAGIATVVVNDDGTGNATLTATGLRLHG; this is translated from the coding sequence ATGAACGAAGATCCGGAAGCCTTGCCGCCCGAGCTGGTGCGCATCCTGGACGAGTTGTACCAGGAGCACCAGCGCAGCGGCGCGCCGCTGTCGCTGGCGCGCCTGTCCAAGCGCACTGAACTGCGCATGAGCACATTGCGCAGGTTTTTGACGGCGCTGGAAGAGGCGGGGATTGCGACCGTGGTGGTCAACGATGACGGCACCGGCAACGCGACCCTGACCGCCACCGGGCTCAGGCTGCACGGTTAG
- a CDS encoding FdhF/YdeP family oxidoreductase, translating to MAKAGKAKIETYNNPAGGWGALKYVALNLVKEHVADGKGLRTLLSQNQPDGFDCPGCAWPDREHTSTFEFCENGVKAVAAEATKKRVTNDFFARHTVAELMQQSDYELEDHGRLTAPMVYDAVSDKYVPIAWPQAFELIARHLNALPDPDMADFYVSGRASNEAAFLFQLFVRQYGTNNFPDCSNMCHEPTSVGLPGTVGVGKGTVLLDDFDLCDTLFLFGQNPATNHPRMMGELRHASKRGATIVAINPLKERGLERFADPQSKMEMLTMGSTQISSMFIHPTLGGDLALIKGVIKRTIELDDEAVAAGAERVLDVQFIAEHTSGFEEFAADARAQNWEDIIGESGVSRADIEKLTQVYVRGKAVIATWGMGLTQHKHAVGTIQLLSNMMMLRGNIGRPGAGLCPVRGHSNVQGDRTVGIDEKPTDAFLDRLEQVFEFKAPRHHGNDTVGSVMAMLEGRTKVFIGLGGNFAMATPDTPRTFDAMRSCNLTVHITTKLNRSHLVHGKDALILPTLGRTEIDRQAGGAQGVTVEDSMSMVHVSYGINKPASELCMSETAIVAHIAEATMKHRNNGKKIEWLWYAEDYSRIRDAIEKVYDSFKDYNQRITNPGGFHLGVASRERVWKTDTGKANFVVHAIPLDTPIHRARKIHGDKLMTLMTTRSHDQYNTTIYGMDDRYRGVFGQRRVIFINKQDLEMLGLKDGEWVDVVSVWDDGIERRADGFLLVEYDIPRGCLGSYYPETNPLVPLESFADKARTPTSKSIPVLLHRAAVQHAKVA from the coding sequence ATGGCCAAGGCTGGCAAAGCGAAGATCGAAACCTATAACAATCCCGCAGGCGGGTGGGGCGCGCTGAAGTACGTCGCGCTCAACCTGGTCAAGGAACATGTCGCCGACGGCAAGGGCCTGCGCACTTTGTTGTCGCAAAACCAACCAGACGGTTTCGATTGCCCCGGCTGTGCCTGGCCCGACCGCGAGCATACTTCGACCTTCGAGTTCTGCGAAAACGGCGTCAAGGCGGTGGCGGCCGAGGCTACCAAGAAACGCGTCACCAACGATTTCTTTGCGCGCCATACCGTCGCCGAGCTGATGCAGCAGTCGGACTACGAACTCGAAGATCATGGCCGCCTGACCGCGCCGATGGTCTACGACGCCGTCAGCGACAAGTACGTGCCGATCGCCTGGCCCCAGGCTTTCGAGCTGATCGCCCGGCATCTCAATGCGTTGCCCGATCCCGACATGGCCGACTTTTACGTGTCCGGGCGCGCCAGCAACGAGGCGGCGTTCCTGTTCCAGTTGTTTGTTCGTCAATACGGCACCAACAACTTCCCCGATTGCTCCAACATGTGCCACGAGCCGACCAGCGTCGGCTTGCCGGGCACGGTCGGCGTCGGCAAGGGCACCGTGCTGCTGGACGACTTCGACCTGTGCGACACCTTGTTCCTGTTCGGCCAGAATCCCGCCACCAATCATCCGCGCATGATGGGCGAGTTGCGCCATGCATCCAAGCGCGGCGCCACCATCGTCGCCATCAATCCGCTCAAGGAGCGCGGCCTGGAGCGCTTCGCCGATCCGCAAAGCAAGATGGAAATGCTGACCATGGGCAGCACCCAGATCAGTTCGATGTTCATCCATCCGACCCTGGGCGGCGACCTGGCGCTGATCAAAGGCGTCATCAAGCGCACCATCGAGCTCGACGACGAAGCCGTGGCGGCAGGCGCCGAGCGCGTGCTGGACGTGCAGTTCATCGCCGAGCACACTTCCGGCTTCGAGGAATTCGCCGCCGATGCGCGCGCCCAGAACTGGGAAGACATCATCGGCGAGTCCGGCGTCTCGCGTGCAGACATCGAAAAACTGACCCAGGTCTACGTGCGCGGCAAGGCCGTGATCGCCACCTGGGGCATGGGCCTGACCCAGCACAAGCATGCCGTCGGCACCATCCAGCTGTTGTCCAACATGATGATGTTGCGCGGGAATATCGGCCGTCCCGGCGCCGGCCTGTGCCCGGTGCGCGGTCACTCCAACGTGCAGGGCGACCGCACCGTCGGCATTGATGAGAAGCCGACCGACGCGTTCCTCGATCGGCTGGAGCAGGTGTTCGAATTCAAGGCGCCGCGCCACCACGGCAACGACACCGTGGGTTCGGTGATGGCGATGCTGGAAGGCCGCACCAAGGTCTTCATCGGGCTCGGCGGCAACTTCGCCATGGCCACGCCCGATACGCCGCGCACCTTCGACGCAATGCGCTCGTGCAACCTGACGGTGCATATCACCACCAAGCTCAACCGCAGCCATCTGGTGCACGGCAAGGACGCACTGATCCTGCCGACGCTGGGCCGTACCGAGATCGACCGGCAGGCCGGTGGTGCGCAAGGCGTGACGGTGGAAGACTCGATGAGCATGGTGCACGTCTCCTACGGGATCAACAAGCCGGCCTCGGAGCTGTGCATGTCGGAAACCGCGATCGTCGCGCACATCGCCGAAGCCACCATGAAGCATCGCAACAACGGCAAGAAGATCGAGTGGCTGTGGTACGCTGAAGATTATTCGCGCATCCGCGACGCCATCGAGAAAGTCTACGATTCCTTCAAGGACTACAACCAGCGCATCACCAATCCGGGCGGTTTCCATCTCGGCGTCGCTTCACGCGAACGCGTGTGGAAGACCGATACCGGCAAAGCCAATTTCGTGGTGCATGCGATTCCGCTGGATACGCCTATCCATCGCGCGCGCAAGATCCACGGCGACAAGCTGATGACGCTGATGACCACGCGCTCGCACGATCAGTACAACACCACCATCTATGGCATGGACGACCGTTATCGCGGCGTGTTCGGCCAGCGTCGCGTGATCTTCATCAACAAGCAGGATCTGGAGATGCTGGGTCTGAAGGATGGCGAATGGGTTGACGTGGTCAGCGTCTGGGACGACGGCATCGAGCGTCGCGCCGACGGTTTCCTGCTGGTCGAGTACGACATCCCGCGCGGTTGCCTGGGCAGCTACTATCCGGAAACCAATCCGCTGGTGCCGCTGGAGAGCTTCGCAGACAAGGCGCGCACGCCGACGTCGAAGTCGATTCCGGTGCTGCTGCATCGCGCCGCCGTGCAACACGCCAAGGTCGCGTAG
- a CDS encoding ABC transporter ATP-binding protein — protein sequence MNNATSTATNNAIATPLVEVRNLKKYFNGKQKDAPIRAVDDVSFTIAPGEVLGLVGESGSGKSTVGRTLLRLMESSGGEIRYQGEEISTLSPARMRALRREMQIIFQDPYASLNPRQRVRDIIGEALDTHGLHRGAARGARIAELLQLVGLRAEHGARYPHEFSGGQRQRIGIARALAVEPRFIVADEPVSALDVSIQAQVINLLQDLRQRFNLAMLFISHDLDVVEYICDRVVVLYLGKVMEIAPAAALFERPLHPYSQALLAASPKPESDAREQALLRKPLQGDLPSPANPPSGCVFRTRCPYALELCAATVPQLKEVAPGRWRACLREDVLL from the coding sequence ATGAACAACGCCACAAGCACCGCCACAAACAACGCCATCGCTACACCTCTGGTCGAGGTGCGCAATCTGAAGAAGTATTTCAACGGCAAGCAAAAGGATGCGCCGATTCGCGCGGTCGACGACGTCAGCTTCACCATCGCCCCGGGCGAGGTGCTCGGCCTGGTCGGCGAATCCGGCTCCGGCAAGAGCACGGTCGGCCGCACCTTGCTGCGCCTGATGGAAAGCAGCGGCGGCGAAATCCGTTATCAGGGTGAGGAGATATCCACGCTTTCCCCTGCACGCATGCGCGCGCTGCGGCGCGAGATGCAGATCATTTTCCAGGATCCCTACGCCAGCCTGAATCCGCGCCAGCGCGTGCGCGACATCATCGGCGAGGCGCTCGATACCCACGGCCTGCATCGCGGTGCGGCGCGTGGGGCCCGCATCGCCGAACTGCTGCAACTGGTCGGCCTGCGCGCCGAGCATGGCGCGCGCTATCCGCATGAGTTTTCCGGCGGGCAGCGCCAGCGCATCGGCATCGCGCGTGCACTGGCGGTGGAGCCGCGTTTCATCGTCGCCGACGAGCCGGTGTCGGCGCTGGATGTGTCGATCCAGGCACAGGTGATCAACCTGCTGCAGGACTTGCGTCAGCGTTTCAACCTGGCGATGCTGTTCATTTCGCATGACCTTGACGTGGTGGAATACATCTGCGACCGCGTAGTGGTGCTGTATCTCGGCAAAGTGATGGAAATCGCCCCGGCGGCGGCCCTGTTCGAGCGGCCCCTGCATCCGTATTCGCAAGCCTTGCTGGCAGCTTCGCCGAAGCCGGAGTCGGACGCCCGCGAGCAGGCCCTGCTGCGCAAGCCTCTGCAAGGCGATTTGCCCAGCCCGGCCAATCCGCCGTCGGGGTGCGTGTTCCGCACGCGTTGTCCTTACGCACTGGAACTGTGCGCGGCGACGGTGCCGCAGTTGAAGGAAGTCGCGCCGGGCCGTTGGCGCGCCTGCCTGCGCGAAGACGTGCTGCTGTAG
- a CDS encoding ABC transporter ATP-binding protein yields MQHIIAPKGAPLLEVDNLQTHFFTEQGTVKSVDGVSFSVNAGETLAVVGESGSGKSVTSLSIMGLIPADAGRVVGGSMRFKRRNGDTVDLARLSQSQLRQLRGNEIAMVFQEPMTSLNPVFTLGEQIAESVRLHLGKSHRDAMIHAQRMLELVEIPAAARRLYEYPHQLSGGMRQRVMIALALSCNPTLLIADEPTTALDVTIQAQILALLQKLQRETGTGILFITHNLGVVAEIADRVAVMYAGRMVEQGNVPQIFDKPQHPYTTGLLNCLPGRSKRHAVAGERPRLAAIPGQVASPLAPPPGCAFEPRCSQASDVCRQAMPSLTLGADGHNVRCILRESA; encoded by the coding sequence ATGCAACACATTATTGCGCCCAAGGGGGCGCCGCTGCTGGAGGTGGATAACCTGCAGACGCATTTCTTTACCGAGCAGGGCACCGTCAAGTCGGTCGACGGCGTCAGTTTCAGCGTCAATGCCGGCGAGACGCTGGCGGTGGTGGGCGAGTCCGGTTCCGGCAAGTCGGTGACCAGCCTGTCGATCATGGGCCTGATCCCGGCCGACGCCGGCCGCGTGGTCGGCGGCAGCATGCGCTTCAAGCGCCGCAACGGCGACACCGTCGATCTTGCGCGACTGTCGCAGAGCCAGTTGCGTCAATTGCGCGGCAATGAAATCGCGATGGTTTTCCAGGAGCCGATGACCAGCCTCAATCCGGTCTTCACGCTGGGCGAGCAGATCGCCGAGAGCGTGCGGCTGCATCTCGGCAAGAGTCACCGGGACGCCATGATCCATGCCCAGCGCATGCTGGAGCTGGTCGAGATTCCGGCTGCGGCGCGCCGCTTGTATGAGTATCCGCATCAGCTGTCGGGCGGCATGCGCCAGCGCGTGATGATCGCGCTGGCCTTGTCGTGCAATCCGACGCTGCTGATCGCCGACGAGCCGACGACTGCGCTCGACGTCACCATCCAGGCGCAAATCCTGGCGCTGCTGCAAAAACTGCAGCGCGAGACCGGCACCGGCATCCTGTTCATCACCCATAACCTCGGCGTGGTGGCGGAGATCGCCGATCGGGTCGCGGTCATGTATGCAGGCCGGATGGTGGAGCAGGGCAACGTGCCGCAGATTTTCGACAAGCCGCAGCATCCCTACACCACCGGCTTGCTCAATTGCCTGCCGGGGCGCAGCAAGCGCCATGCGGTCGCCGGCGAACGTCCGCGCCTGGCGGCCATTCCCGGTCAGGTCGCGAGTCCGTTGGCGCCGCCGCCGGGTTGTGCTTTCGAGCCGCGCTGCAGCCAGGCAAGCGACGTCTGCCGCCAGGCGATGCCGTCGCTGACGCTGGGGGCCGATGGCCACAATGTCCGTTGCATACTGAGGGAATCGGCATGA
- a CDS encoding ABC transporter permease: protein MFAFLSKFMRRKLVMFGVFTLVALTLLAIIVPLTSPYDPSALDIMARLQAPSGAHWFGTDEFGRDIFTRVLTGGRYSLTIGALVVVVALAAGVLMGLCAGFFKRLDAPIMRVVDAMMSFPDILLAIALVAILGSSLINVVLALAIVYTPRVARIVRASTLVVRELLFVEAARALGVSTTRIVFFHVLGNILSPILVQGTFIFAYAILAEAGLSFLGVGVPPELPTWGTMISSGQAYAEQAIWLVVFPGIAIVLSALSLQMVGDGLRDMLDPRLRKSL from the coding sequence ATGTTTGCTTTCCTTTCCAAATTCATGCGGCGCAAGCTGGTCATGTTCGGCGTGTTCACCTTGGTGGCGCTGACCTTGCTGGCGATCATCGTGCCGCTGACTTCTCCTTACGATCCGTCCGCGCTGGACATCATGGCGCGCCTGCAGGCACCGTCCGGCGCGCACTGGTTCGGCACCGACGAGTTCGGCCGCGACATCTTCACGCGCGTGCTGACCGGCGGCCGCTATTCGCTGACCATCGGTGCGCTGGTGGTGGTGGTGGCGCTGGCAGCGGGCGTGCTGATGGGCCTGTGCGCCGGTTTCTTCAAGCGCTTGGATGCGCCGATCATGCGCGTGGTCGACGCCATGATGTCGTTTCCCGACATCCTGCTGGCGATTGCGCTGGTGGCGATCCTCGGTTCGTCGCTGATCAACGTGGTGCTGGCGCTGGCGATCGTCTATACGCCGCGGGTAGCGCGCATCGTGCGGGCCTCGACGCTGGTGGTGCGCGAGCTGCTGTTCGTGGAAGCAGCGCGCGCCCTCGGCGTGTCGACTACACGCATCGTGTTTTTCCATGTGCTGGGCAACATCCTGTCGCCGATCCTGGTGCAGGGGACGTTCATTTTTGCCTACGCGATCCTGGCGGAAGCCGGCTTGTCCTTCCTCGGCGTCGGCGTACCGCCCGAACTGCCGACCTGGGGCACGATGATTTCATCCGGCCAGGCGTACGCCGAACAGGCGATCTGGCTCGTGGTATTTCCCGGCATTGCCATTGTCTTGTCGGCGCTGTCGCTGCAAATGGTGGGCGACGGCTTGCGCGACATGCTCGACCCGCGTCTGCGCAAGAGTCTTTGA
- a CDS encoding ABC transporter permease → MLRYLSGRFTGMVIVMLIVAVLVFFITRLAPGDPAAIMLGDQATAADIAKLRAQYGLDQPLLVQFGFWLKELAQGNLGQSIFLQMPVTEALASRTEPTFFLTIFSVALACLIGIPCGIVSAVWRGRAVDQIFTGVAMLGASIPSFWFGLILMQIFAVKMGWFPVAGYGDPGAPLLDRLHHLLLPAVVLGVLNSALIIRFTRASMLDVLSDDYVRTARAKGLNERRVILRHALRNALIPVVTVIGLTAALMIGGAVVTETVFGLPGVGNLVVSAVQRRDYPVIQGALLAIAVIYVLINLAIDLLYTLIDPRVRY, encoded by the coding sequence ATGTTACGTTACCTGTCAGGACGCTTCACCGGCATGGTGATCGTCATGCTGATCGTCGCCGTGCTGGTGTTCTTCATCACGCGCCTGGCGCCGGGCGATCCGGCTGCAATCATGCTGGGCGACCAGGCCACGGCGGCCGATATCGCCAAACTGCGTGCGCAGTACGGGCTCGATCAGCCCTTGCTCGTGCAGTTCGGCTTCTGGCTCAAGGAGCTGGCGCAGGGCAATCTCGGCCAATCGATTTTCTTGCAGATGCCCGTCACCGAAGCGCTGGCGTCACGCACCGAACCGACTTTCTTCCTGACCATTTTTTCGGTGGCGCTGGCCTGCCTGATCGGCATCCCGTGCGGCATCGTCTCGGCGGTGTGGCGCGGCCGCGCAGTCGATCAGATTTTCACCGGCGTCGCGATGCTGGGCGCCAGCATTCCGAGCTTCTGGTTCGGCCTGATCCTGATGCAGATATTTGCCGTCAAGATGGGCTGGTTCCCGGTGGCCGGCTACGGCGACCCGGGCGCCCCATTGCTGGATCGCCTGCATCACCTGCTGTTGCCGGCGGTGGTCCTGGGCGTGCTCAACTCGGCGCTGATCATTCGTTTCACCCGCGCCTCGATGCTCGACGTGCTGTCGGATGACTACGTGCGCACGGCGCGCGCCAAGGGCCTTAACGAGCGCCGCGTGATCCTGCGCCATGCCTTGCGCAATGCGCTCATTCCGGTAGTCACCGTGATCGGCCTGACGGCGGCGCTGATGATCGGCGGTGCGGTGGTGACCGAGACCGTGTTCGGTTTGCCGGGCGTGGGCAACCTGGTGGTGTCGGCGGTGCAGCGGCGCGACTATCCGGTGATCCAGGGCGCCTTGCTGGCGATTGCCGTGATCTACGTGCTGATCAACCTGGCCATCGATTTGCTGTACACGCTGATCGATCCGCGCGTGCGTTATTAA
- a CDS encoding ABC transporter substrate-binding protein, producing MTVRTFLPSFNKGRRLLFQCAVSAAVLVATGVSPLAQAAPGGVANLAMVAEPQTLDPMASTTDLVATIMQHVYEPLYTFDAKWVIQPMLAESLPKVSADGKTVTIELRKGVKFHNGKEMKSDDVVASLKRWMDIAPRGKAVSKEIKSLDAKGPYTVVLSMQNAYAPLLAHLALPSGFAAIMPKESAVNPLKDFIGTGPYQFKERKPDQYVLLTRFDGYSARKEAASGYAGKREALLSELRFIPVPNPNTRVEGSLSGQYQFADLLPAEASPRLAGKSNVVPVITAPFGFPYVVLNTVTGPLQKQGVRQAIQAALNMKEIMTAGFGDPKFFSVEGNHFPKGSPFYSMDGVAAYNQANAAKARDLAAKAGYKGEPVKILTSKQYEFHYRMALVMGEELKLAGFKVDMQVVDWATLIQRRNDPALWDIYMTHSAFLPEPTLSPPQLSDGAPGGWKSAGKDVSVTVFSHEMDPAHRGALWGKVQSVVYDEVPYIRLGSFNSLTARSAKLQGYVPMPWPYFWNTKLAD from the coding sequence ATGACAGTGCGAACTTTTTTACCGTCGTTCAACAAGGGCAGGCGTCTGCTATTTCAATGTGCAGTGAGCGCCGCCGTGTTGGTTGCGACGGGCGTATCGCCGCTGGCGCAGGCAGCTCCCGGTGGCGTCGCCAACCTGGCGATGGTGGCCGAGCCGCAAACGCTGGATCCGATGGCCTCGACCACCGATCTGGTCGCCACCATCATGCAGCACGTCTATGAACCGCTGTATACCTTCGACGCCAAGTGGGTCATCCAGCCGATGCTGGCGGAAAGCCTGCCCAAAGTGAGCGCCGACGGCAAGACAGTCACCATCGAATTGCGCAAGGGCGTCAAGTTCCACAACGGCAAGGAGATGAAGTCCGACGACGTCGTCGCTTCGCTCAAGCGCTGGATGGACATCGCGCCGCGCGGCAAGGCCGTATCGAAAGAGATCAAGAGCCTCGACGCCAAGGGGCCTTATACCGTCGTCCTGAGCATGCAGAACGCGTATGCGCCGCTGCTGGCGCACCTGGCGCTGCCATCCGGCTTCGCCGCGATCATGCCCAAGGAGTCCGCCGTCAATCCGCTCAAGGATTTCATCGGCACCGGTCCTTACCAGTTCAAGGAACGCAAACCTGACCAATACGTATTGCTGACCCGCTTCGACGGCTACAGCGCACGCAAGGAAGCGGCCAGCGGTTACGCCGGCAAGCGTGAAGCCCTGTTGTCCGAGCTGCGCTTCATTCCCGTGCCGAATCCGAACACCCGCGTGGAAGGCTCGCTGTCCGGCCAGTACCAGTTCGCCGATCTGCTGCCGGCCGAGGCTTCGCCGCGTCTTGCAGGCAAGTCCAATGTCGTGCCGGTCATCACCGCGCCGTTCGGGTTCCCGTACGTGGTGCTCAATACAGTGACCGGCCCGCTGCAAAAGCAGGGCGTGCGTCAGGCCATCCAGGCTGCGCTCAACATGAAGGAAATCATGACCGCCGGTTTCGGCGATCCGAAGTTCTTCTCCGTCGAAGGCAATCACTTCCCGAAGGGCTCGCCGTTCTATTCGATGGACGGGGTGGCCGCCTATAACCAGGCCAACGCCGCCAAGGCGCGCGACCTGGCTGCCAAGGCCGGGTACAAGGGCGAGCCGGTCAAGATCCTGACCAGCAAGCAGTACGAGTTCCACTACCGCATGGCGCTGGTCATGGGTGAAGAACTCAAGCTGGCCGGTTTCAAGGTGGACATGCAGGTGGTCGACTGGGCGACGCTGATCCAGCGCCGCAACGATCCGGCGCTGTGGGACATCTACATGACGCATTCGGCCTTCCTGCCAGAACCGACCTTGTCGCCGCCGCAGTTGAGCGATGGCGCACCGGGCGGCTGGAAGAGCGCCGGCAAGGACGTTTCGGTCACGGTGTTCTCGCACGAAATGGACCCGGCCCATCGCGGCGCACTGTGGGGCAAGGTGCAGAGCGTGGTCTACGACGAAGTGCCTTACATTCGCCTGGGCAGCTTCAACAGCCTGACCGCTCGATCCGCCAAGCTGCAGGGCTATGTGCCGATGCCATGGCCGTATTTCTGGAATACCAAGCTGGCTGACTGA